Proteins from a genomic interval of Thermotoga sp. Mc24:
- a CDS encoding L-threonylcarbamoyladenylate synthase → MTKVLKVDPLFPNEEVLKEAVELLRNREVIIFPTETVYGIGADAYNEEACRKIFELKGRPTDNPLIVHIHSFEQLEEIAEGYEAHLDFLKKFWPGPLTVILRKKSEKIPPVVTAGLSTVAVRMPAHPVALKLIKLFGHPVAAPSANLSGRPSATNVQHVIEDFMGKVKLIIDAGNTPFGLESTIVDLTKEKPVLLRPGPVEVERLKELFPELVVPDFVRKGNFKGRPLAPGMKYRHYAPSKPLILVEDLTKMEEVLKKYPNHVVICVDERKELYDDIIVVGSLKNPYSIAQNIFSVLREAEKRGKEYIIVEGFEERGILFAVMNRLRKAATEIVR, encoded by the coding sequence GTGACTAAAGTGTTAAAGGTGGACCCCCTCTTCCCCAACGAAGAAGTTTTGAAAGAAGCAGTCGAGCTTCTCCGGAACAGAGAAGTTATCATTTTCCCCACTGAAACCGTTTACGGAATAGGAGCGGACGCGTACAACGAAGAAGCCTGCAGGAAGATCTTCGAGTTGAAGGGAAGACCCACTGACAATCCCCTCATTGTTCATATACATTCTTTCGAGCAGCTGGAAGAAATCGCAGAGGGTTATGAAGCTCATCTGGACTTTTTGAAAAAGTTCTGGCCGGGACCGCTGACAGTTATTCTTCGAAAAAAATCTGAAAAGATACCTCCCGTGGTGACCGCTGGTCTTTCGACAGTGGCTGTGAGGATGCCGGCACATCCGGTGGCCCTGAAGTTGATAAAACTCTTTGGCCATCCTGTAGCCGCTCCAAGCGCAAATCTATCGGGGAGACCCAGCGCTACCAACGTGCAACACGTCATAGAAGACTTCATGGGTAAAGTTAAGCTGATAATCGACGCGGGGAATACCCCCTTTGGCCTGGAGTCCACCATTGTGGACCTCACAAAAGAAAAGCCCGTTCTTCTGAGGCCAGGGCCAGTGGAGGTTGAGCGATTGAAGGAGCTCTTTCCGGAACTCGTAGTACCTGATTTTGTACGAAAAGGGAATTTTAAAGGCAGACCGCTTGCACCGGGAATGAAATACCGACACTACGCTCCTTCAAAGCCTTTGATACTCGTAGAAGATTTGACGAAGATGGAAGAAGTATTGAAAAAGTATCCAAACCATGTGGTCATCTGTGTTGATGAGAGAAAGGAGCTGTATGACGATATAATCGTTGTGGGATCTTTGAAAAATCCCTACAGTATCGCCCAAAACATCTTTTCTGTTCTGCGAGAAGCAGAAAAAAGGGGTAAAGAGTATATAATTGTTGAGGGATTTGAAGAACGGGGAATTCTGTTTGCTGTGATGAATCGTCTGAGAAAAGCGGCGACGGAAATTGTGAGGTGA
- the hrcA gene encoding heat-inducible transcriptional repressor HrcA has translation MRRFNRKNSESSKKLNDRQRKVLYCIVREYIENKKPVSSQRVLEVSNIEFSSATIRNDMKKLEYLGYIYQPHTSAGRIPTDKGLRFYYEEMLKISKETSEADLAVETFKSIPLADPEKVLFLAGSLLARLTEGYVLIERPNTRDLKILRVILIPVSEDYLIFSILTEFGVSRVTPIKTQERLNWEEIERQINFLLRGRTIGEVLMGRIESLKGSGFLRLIESFIGETIERYLDAGLENLLRDETLTLEDIRNLLEEIKDQKFLESLAEEGITVRIGREIGRKKLEKFAVFSGKYFKGESPIGSVYLFTSKVTKYDRNHRIFEYILNRLSEYFTSTSRR, from the coding sequence ATGAGAAGGTTCAACAGAAAAAACAGCGAATCTTCGAAAAAATTGAATGATCGCCAGAGAAAGGTGCTTTACTGCATCGTGAGAGAGTACATAGAAAACAAAAAACCCGTGAGCTCGCAGAGAGTTCTGGAAGTGAGCAACATAGAGTTCAGCAGTGCCACTATAAGAAATGATATGAAAAAACTGGAGTACCTTGGATACATATACCAGCCCCACACATCGGCTGGAAGGATTCCAACCGACAAGGGGCTGAGATTTTACTACGAAGAGATGCTGAAGATCTCAAAAGAGACATCAGAAGCGGATCTCGCCGTGGAGACTTTCAAATCGATACCTCTCGCCGATCCAGAAAAAGTTCTCTTCCTCGCAGGAAGTCTCTTAGCCCGATTGACGGAGGGTTACGTCCTCATAGAAAGACCAAACACCAGAGATTTGAAAATACTCAGGGTGATACTTATCCCTGTTTCGGAGGACTACCTCATCTTTTCTATACTGACGGAGTTCGGTGTCTCCAGAGTTACCCCCATCAAAACTCAGGAACGACTGAACTGGGAAGAAATCGAAAGACAGATCAACTTCCTCCTCAGGGGCAGAACAATAGGAGAAGTGTTGATGGGTAGGATAGAAAGTCTGAAAGGAAGTGGATTTCTCAGGTTGATAGAATCCTTTATAGGCGAGACCATAGAAAGATATCTGGATGCGGGGCTTGAAAATCTTCTAAGGGATGAGACACTTACTCTGGAGGACATCAGAAACCTTCTCGAAGAAATCAAAGATCAGAAATTTCTTGAGAGCTTAGCTGAAGAAGGCATAACTGTCAGGATAGGAAGGGAAATCGGCAGAAAAAAGCTGGAAAAATTCGCTGTTTTTTCAGGAAAATACTTCAAAGGAGAATCTCCTATCGGCAGTGTGTACCTCTTCACGTCGAAGGTTACGAAATACGATAGAAATCACAGGATATTTGAATACATACTGAACCGTCTTTCGGAGTATTTCACTTCGACCTCCAGGAGGTGA
- a CDS encoding nucleotide exchange factor GrpE, producing the protein MSEKDKKELTQECEELKEKYKELEEYAKRLKAEYENYREEVAREKRELIKNANEYLILKLIPVLDDFERALNQGEKGNAFYEGVKMIYKKLLNVLEKEGLTKIHVGEKFDPFEHEAVERVETEDVEEYTVLEVVENGYKYHGKVLKPAKVKVAVKPRKKEERMAEEPSNKKE; encoded by the coding sequence ATGAGTGAAAAGGACAAAAAGGAACTCACACAGGAATGTGAAGAACTGAAAGAAAAATATAAAGAACTTGAAGAGTACGCAAAAAGACTGAAGGCCGAATACGAAAACTATCGTGAGGAAGTCGCCCGTGAAAAAAGAGAACTGATAAAGAACGCAAACGAATACCTCATATTGAAACTCATTCCCGTTCTTGATGATTTCGAAAGAGCACTGAATCAGGGAGAAAAGGGGAACGCTTTCTACGAAGGCGTGAAAATGATATACAAAAAACTCCTGAACGTCTTGGAAAAAGAAGGGCTCACAAAGATCCACGTAGGAGAGAAATTCGATCCTTTTGAACACGAAGCAGTTGAAAGAGTAGAAACGGAAGACGTGGAAGAATACACCGTCCTCGAGGTAGTAGAGAACGGTTACAAATACCACGGGAAAGTCCTGAAACCCGCAAAAGTGAAGGTTGCAGTAAAACCACGAAAAAAGGAAGAAAGGATGGCTGAAGAACCTTCTAACAAGAAGGAGTGA